In Desulfomicrobium escambiense DSM 10707, the DNA window GCCGTACGCGCCCATAACCATCCCGCAAGGCGCGAGTTTTGCCGACATGGCCGCCATGAAGGGCAAGAGCGATATCGGCGACCAGATCAACAAAAAGATCCTCGCGCCCTTGGCAGCCGCCAACAAGCTCTCGGACTTCCCGGACTTCAACGACGCCACCAAGCTCGGCACCGGCAAGGAGATGGTCGACAGGCTGACCAACCTCATCGCCATCTTCGAGAATCCGGTCCTGGATTTTTCAAAGAATCGGGCCGACGGCGACGACATTCTGGGCGACGCCTACGAATACCTCATGCGCCACTTCGCCACCGAAAGCGGCAAGAGCAAGGGGCAGTTCTACACCCCCGCCGAGGTCAGCCTGATCATTGCCCAGATCCTGGGCGTCCGCGAGGCCCAAACCTCCGCCAACACCTCGGTCTATGACCCGACCTGCGGTTCGGGTTCGCTCCTGCTCAAGGTCGCCCACGAAGCGCCCACACCCGTGACCCTCTACGGGCAGGAGAAGGACGCCGCCACCAGCAGTCTGGCGCGCATGAACATGATCCTGCACGACAACCCCACCGCCCTCATCGTGCAGGGCAACACCCTGGCCGACCCGAAGTTCACGGACAACGGGGCCCTCAAGACATTCGACTACGTAGTCGCCAATCCGCCCTTTTCCGACAAGCGCTGGACCAGCGGGCTCGATCCGGAAAACGACGCGCACGGCCGCTTCCAGTCCTTCGGCGTGCCCCCGGCCAAGCAGGGGGATTACGCCTATCTGCTGCACATCGTGCGGTCGCTGAAAAGCACCGGCAAGGGTGCGTGTATCCTGCCCCACGGCGTGCTCTTCCGGGGAAACGCCGAGGCCGACATCCGCCGCAATCTGGTGCGCAAGGGCTACATCAAGGGCATCATCGGCCTGCCCGCCAACCTCTTCTACGGCACGGGCATCCCGGCCTGCATCATCGTCATCGACAAGGCCGAGGCCGCAAGCCGCAAGGGCATCTTCATGATCGACGCCAGTTCCGGCTTCATGAAGGACGGTCCCAAGAACCGCCTGCGCGCCCAGGACATCCACAAGATCGTGGATGTGTTCACCAAGGGGCTGGAATTTCCCAAATACTCGCGCATGGTCAGCCTGGAGGAGATCGAGAAGAACGACTTCAACCTGAACCTGCCGCGCTACATCGACAGCCAGGAGCCCGAGGACCGTCAGGATATCGAAGGCCATCTGCGCGGGGGCATCCCCCAGGCCGACGTGGACGCCCTGGCCCGGTACTGGGAGGTCTGCCCCGGCCTCAAGTCCGCGCTCTTCGCGCCCAATCGGCCGGGATACCTGAATCTCTCGGTGGACAAGGCCGGCATCAAACCCGCCATCTACGAACATCCCGAATTCGCGGCGTTCATCGCCGACATGCAGGCCCACTTCACGCGATGGCGAGACGCGGCCTGCGCCACTCTCAAAAACCTCGTGCCCGGCTTCGCGCCCAAGGATCTGGCCGTGCGCCTGTCCGAAGAACTGCTGTCCCACTACACCGGCCGCGCGCTCATCAAGCACTACAACGTGTACCAGCACTTCATGGACTACTGGGCCGCGACCATGCAGGACGACTGCTATCTCATAGCGGCCGACGGCTGGAGTGCCAGGACCTACCGCATCATCGAGACGGACAAGAAGGGCAAGACCAAGGACAAGGGCTGGACCTGCGACCTCGTTCCCAAGCCCCTGATCGTGGCCCGCTACTTTGCCAGGGAACAGGCCGCGCTGGACGCTCTGACGGCGGATTTGGAAACCGTGTCCGGCCGCATGGTCGAACTGGAAGAGGAACACGGCGGGGACGAGGGCGCATTCGCCGAGCTGGACAAGATCAACAAGGCCTGCGTCAGCGTCCGGCTCAAGGAGGTCCGCTTCGACGCAAACTCCAAGGAAGAAACCAGGATTCTGAACGCATGGCTCAAACTCTGCCAGCAGGAAGCGGACCTCAAAAAGAAGGTCAAGGAGGCCGAAGCCGACCTCGATACGGCGGCCTACCGGCACTACCCCAAACTGACCGAAGCCGAGATCAAAACCCTGGTGGTGGAAGACAAATGGCTGGCCAGTTTGGAAGCCGCCATCCACGGCGAAATGGACCGCATCAGCCAGGCTCTGACCCGACGTGTGCGGATGCTGGCCGAACGCTACGCCAAACCGCTGCCGCAGCTGGTGGGAGAAGTGGAAGCACTGGCGGCCCGCGTCGATGCGCACCTCCGACGAATGGGGGTAGCATGAAGACAAACTCGCCCACGCTTCCCGCAGACTATGCACAGTGGCTGGCCGACCTCAAACGTCGTATCGCCGGAACCCGGCAGCGCGTCGTGCTGGCGGCCAATGCCCAGCAAATTCAGCTTTATCACGAACTCGGCCGCGACATTCTCGCGCGTCAGGCCCAGGAAGGCTGGGGGGCCAAGGTCATCGACCGTCTCTCCGTCGATTTGCGTAGCGCCTTTCCGGACATGAAGGGGCTGTCCAGCCGCAATCTCAAATATATTAAGTACTTTGCAGAGCTGTGCCCGGACGGTCATTTTGGGCAGCAGTCTGCTGCCCAAAATGACCGTGGTTCCATGAGAAAGCCTGTCCTCACGATCTGGAAGGAGGCGCGCAACCATGAAACCCGGCAATAAATGCCCGCAAGGGTATAAACAGACCGAAGTTGGCGTTATTCCGGAGGATTGGGAGACAAGGCCATGCTCGGAAGTGAGCGAACGCATCATGGTTGGTATCGTGATTCGTCCGACTCAGTATTACGTCAGCAACGGGGTGCCAGCTTTTCGTTCGGCAAATATCCGCGAGGACGGGATAAACGACTTAGACCTCGTTTTTATCAGCGAAGAATCCAATGCCCTCTTAGCAAAAAGCCAGACTCGGACCGGTGACGTTCTCACGGTCAGAACCGGCTATCCGGGAACGAGTGCCGTCGTTTACAGCCGACATGAAGGATGTAACTGCATTGATCTTCTCATCACTCGGCCATCCAAAAAATTAGACTCTGAATGGTTGGCCATTTGGGTCAATTCACCGTCCGGTAAGGAGCAAGTTCTTCGCAATCAAGGCGGGCTCGCTCAAAAACATTTCAATGTTGGCGATATGCGGAATCTCGTTGTCGCTCTTCCCCCTCTCCCCGAACAACGCGCCATCGCGGAGGCGCTCTCGGATGTGGACGAGCTTCTGGATGCACTGGACCGACTCATCGCCAAGAAGCGCGACATCAAACAGGCCGCCATGCAGCAACTCCTCACCGGCCAAACCCGCCTGCCGGGGTTTAGTGGGAAGTGGGAGGTGAAGCGGTTAAACGCACTTGCGGATATTCATAGCGGGGGGACTCCCAGCACGGGCGAATCTTGCTTTTGGGATGGTGAGATTCCTTGGTGCACACCGACGGACATTACGGCGCTCGACGGACACAAATATCTTGGTGAAACCGCTCGAAGGATTACGCAACTCGGGCTCAAAGCGAGTTCAGCTGAATTGATTCCAGGCAATTCAGTCATCATGACATCACGGGCCACAATCGGCGAATGCGCCATCAATGTTGTTCCGGTCACAACCAACCAGGGCTTCAAGAACTTCATTCCATTCAAGACAACTAACGTTGAGTTTCTTTACTATCTGCTCGGAACGCATAAACAAGGATTCATCAGCCTTTGTGGCGGCAGTACCTTCCTGGAGATTAGCAAGACCCAACTTGCCGCATATGAGGTGCGGCTACCCCCCACCCAAGCCGAGCAAACCGCCATCGCCGAAGTCCTCTCGGACATGGACGTCGAACTTGCCGCCCTGGAACAGCGGCGGAACAAGACCCGCCGGCTCAAGCAAGGCATGATGCAGGAACTGTTGACCGGGAGGATACGTCTGCTGTGAAAGAAAGCCAGAATATCGAATGGAAACAATCATGGCGTGATGAATACCTCAAGTGGATCTGCGGCTTTGCCAATGCTCAGGGTGGGACGTTGATCATCGGCAAGAATGATCGGGGCGAAGTGCTGGGTCTCGCCAATGCCGCAAAACTGATGGAAGACATCCCCAACAAGGTCCGCGATGTTCTGGGCATGGTGGTGCCGGTCAACATCCACAACGAGGGCGGAAAAGAGTGGCTGGAAATTATCGTGGAGCCCTATCCCAGCCCAATCAGCTACAAAGGCGAATACCACTACCGCAGCGGCAGCACAAAGCAGGAGTTGAAGGGAGCGGCGCTGGACAAATTTCTACTGCAAAAACAGGGCAGGCGTTGGGATGGCGTGCCGGTGCCGGGCTTTGGCGTGAACGACTGCAGCTTCGCTGCGTTCAAACTGTTCAAAGCCAAGGCCGCCAAAAGTGGACGCATGAGCGAAGAGGTCTTGCAAGATGACAACGACCAGTTGCTGGACAATCTGCAGCTCAAGGACGGCCGTTATCTCAAAAAAGCCGCGACATTGCTGTTTTTCGATCAGCCGGAAAAATTTGTCGGCGGTGCCTACATAAAAATCGGTTTCTTCGTGACGGATGATGATCTGCGCTATCAGGATGAAATCCACGGCAATGTCTTCGAGCAGGTCGAAAAAACTCTGGAAATCTTATATTTCAAATATCTGAAAGCCTACATCCGCTATGAAGGCATACAGCGGGTTGAGGAATTTCTGTTCCCTCGACTAGCCTTGCGTGAGGCCTTGCTCAATGCGGTGGTGCACAAGGATTACAGCAGCGGCATCCCGATCCAAATCAGTGTGTACGATGATAAAATTGTGATGTGGAGCCCCGGACAATTACCGCAAGACTGGACCATCGAACGGCTCTTAGGCAAACACCCATCAGCTCCGTACAATCCTCTTCTAGCCAATGCCTTCTTTCGCGCAGGCTATATTGAATCGTGGGGTCGAGGCATCGAAAAAATCAACCGCGAATGCAAAGAATATGGCATCGCACCACCCCTCTACGACTACAGCATGTCCGGACTGATGCTCACATTCATAGCCAATCCTGAACACGTGAATGCAGCGCTCAGAGAACACGCCTCAAATCAGCACCGGGGTGACACACCGCAAAAAAAGCTGGTGAAAACGCCGGTGAAAACGCCGGTGAAAACGCCGGAAAAAATTCTCCGGCTTCTGGCGGCAAAGCCATCCATGACTCTGAACGAGGTCGCCGCCGAAATTCAGAAATCACTCAGCGCGGTTGAGCGCGCCAGTTCCAAGCTGGTGAAAGAAGGGCGAATGAAATATGTCGGTCCTCAAAAAGGTGGTCATTGGGAAGTGTTGGAAGAGTATGATGAATAACATCGGCCAGCCGGAACGCCACACCCAGAACCGGGTCATCGCCCTCTTCCGCCAGGAACTGGGCTACCGCTTCCTGGGTGACTGGACCGATCGCCACAACAGCAACATCGAAGAACATCTTCTTTCCGACTGGCTGGTAAAATCCGGCCACAATCAAGCCCAAATCAGCCGGGCTCTCCACATCCTGCGCACCGAAGCATCCAACCCCAATCGCAGCCTCTACGAGAACAACAGGATCGTGTACGGGCTGCTGCGCTACGGCGTGCAGGTCAAAACCGACGCCGGGAAGGTCACGAATACGGTCCAGCTCATCGACTGGGACGCCCCGGAGAACAACGACTTCGCCCTGGCCGAGGAAGTGACCCTCAAGGGCAGACACGAACGCCGCCCCGATCTTGTCCTGTATGTCAACGGTATTGCCGTGGGCGTCATCGAACTCAAGAACAGCCGCGTATCCATCGGCGACGGCATCCGGCAGCTTCTGTCCAACCAGAAGCCCGAATTCAACGCCTGGTTCTTCTCCACGGTCCAGATCGTTTTCGCGGGCAACGACACCGAAGGGCTGCGCTACGGCGCCATCGGCACGCCCGAGAAATTTTTCCTCCGCTGGAAAGAGGATGACATTGACCAGGGCCGCTTCCTGCTCGACAAGTACCTGCTCAAGATCTGCCGCAAGGACCGCCTCATCGAGCTCATGCACGATTTCGTGCTCTTTGACGGCGGCGTGAAAAAGCTCCCCCGCGTGCATCAGTATTTCGGCATCAAGGCGGCGCAGGAGCACGTGCGGGCCTACAAGGGCGGCATCATCTGGCACACCCAGGGCAGCGGCAAGAGCATCGTCATGGTCCTGCTGGCGCGTTGGATTCTGGAATACAATCCGCACGCGCGCGTGGCCATCATCACGGACCGCGACGAGCTGGACAAACAGATCGAGCGGGTCTTCACGGACAGCGGAGAGCCGATCAAAAGAGCCTCCAGCGGACGGGACCTGATGACGCAGCTCGGGCGTCCCCTGCCGCGTCTGCTCTGCTCGCTGGTGCACAAGTTCGGACGCCGAGACGTGGACGATTTGGAACGCTTCATCGCCGACCTGGAAGCAAGCCCAAGCCAGACAGTGGGCGAAATCTTCGTCTTCGTGGACGAGTGCCACCGCACCCAGAGCGGCAAGCTGCACCGGGTCATGAAGGCCATGCTGCCCAGCGCCGTCTTCATCGGCTTCACAGGCACCCCGCTTCTGAAGCAGGATCGCCAAACCAGCCTCGAAGTGTTCGGCGGGTACATCCACACCTACAAATTCGGCGAGGCCGTGGAAGACGGGGTGATCCTCGATCTGGTCTACGAGGCGCGAGACATCGACCAACGGCTCGGTTCGCAGGACAAAGTCGACGCCTGGTTCGAGGCTAAAACCAAGGGTCTGAACGACTGGCAGAAGGATGAACTGAAAAAGCACTGGGGGACCATGCAGAAGGTCCTCAGTTCCCGGTCCCGCATGGACAAGGTGGTGGCGGACATCCTGTTCGACTTCAGCGTCAAGCCCCGGCTTTCCAGCGAGCGCGGCAACGCCATCCTCGTGGCATCGAGCATCTACGAAGCCTGCAAATATTTCAGCATGTTCCAAAAGACACCGCTCAAAGGCAAATGCGCGGTGGTGACCTCCTACAACCCGCAGGCGGGCGACATCAGCAAGGAGGACGTCGGCGAGAATTCCGAGACGGACAAGGAATTCATCTACGCCACCTACACGGACCTGCTGCGGGATGTGCAGCCCAAGCCGGGCAAGACCAGGACCGAGACCTACGAAGACGAGGCCAAGCGGCTCTTTGTCGACGAACCGGTCAACATGAAACTCCTCATCGTCGTGGACAAGCTGCTGACAGGCTTCGACGCCCCGCCATGCACCTACCTCTACATCGACAAATCCATGCAGGACCACGGCCTGTTCCAGGCCATCTGCCGCACCAACCGCCTGGACGGGGATGACAAGGATTTCGGCTATATCGTCGATTACAAGGATCTCTTCAAAAAGGTCGAGAACGCCATCGCCGTGTACACGTCGGAACTGCACAGCGCCCCCGGCGAAGCCGATCCGCAGATCCTGTTACGGGACCGCCTCAAGACAGGGCGGGAAGGCTTGGACCGGGCGCTGGAAGACATTCGGCTCCTGTGCGAACCGGTCGAGCCGCCCAAGGGAGAGCTTGAACACATCCGCTATTTCTGCGGCAATTCCGAAAACCCCGACGACCTCCAGGAGCGCGAGCCGCAACGGGTCGCCCTGTACAAGGCCACGGTGGCCCTGATCCGAGCCTACGCCGGCATCGCCGACGAACTGGAAGCGGCTGGCTACTCCTCCAAGGAGGTCGAGCGCATCAAAACGGACGTGAAAACCTATACCGACCTGCGCGAGATCATCCGCAACGCAAGCGGCGAAACCCTGGACCTGAAGCCCTACGAGGCGGACATGCGCCACCTCATCGACACGTACATCGAGGCGGATTCCTCGCGCGTCATTTCGCCTTTCGCGAACATGCCCCTCTTGGACCTGATCGTGAAGACCGGCATCGCCGACGCCATCGCCCAACGCCTTGAAGGCTTGAAGGGGAACAAGAACGCCATCGCCGAATCCATCGAAAACAACGTCCGCCGCAAAATCATGCAGGAGTACCTGAACAATCCCGCCTTCTACGACAGGATGTCGGCCCTGCTGGAAGAGATCATCGCGGCCCGGAAGGCCAGAGCCGTGGAATACGAGGAGTATCTGCGGCGGATCGCCGAACTGGTACGACAAGCCACCGCCGGGCACGGCGGCGCTGCGCCCAAGACGCTCGACACCCCCGGCAAACGCGCGCTTTACGACAACCTGAGCGAGGACGAGGAGCTTGCCCTGCGTGTCCACTCCACTCTGCGGGAAACATGTCCGGACGGCTGGCGCGGAGTTATGCCCCGAGAGCAGACCGTCAAAAGCGGACTGTATGGCGTCCTGCAGGATGAAGACGACGTGGAGCGCATCTTCCAGGTCGTGTTCAACCAAAAGGAATATTGATGGCCTCGCGCATCGATCTGAGCGACATTTCCATCGACGTCATCCGCAAGGATATCAAGAACATCCATCTGAGCGTGAATCCGCCTGACGGCCAAGTTCGCATTTCCGCGCCCGAACGCATGAGTCTGGACGCCGTCCGCGTCTTCGCCATTTCGAAGATAGGCTGGATCAGGAAGCAACAGATGAAGATTCGCGAACAGGAGCGTGAGACGCCGCGCGAATATCTGGAGCGGGAGAGTCATTACGTCTGGGGCAGACGCCACCTTCTGACCATCCAGGAGACCGATGCCGCACCGGTGGTCAGGCGCAGGCCCGGCAAGCTCATCCTCCAGATCCGCCCCGGCGCGGACGAAAAAACGAGGCAAGCCGTGCTGGATGACTTCTACCGCGAACTGATCAAACACGAAGCCCCGGCCATTGTCGCCAAATGGGAACCGGTGCTTGGCGTGCAGGTCAAACGCCTTTTCGTACAGCACATGAAAACCAAATGGGGCAGCTGCAATCCGGTTGCGCGGACCATCCGGCTCAATACGGACCTGGCCAAAAAGCCGACGGAGTGTCTGGAATACATCGTGGTGCACGAGATGACGCATCTCCTTGAGCCGACGCACAACGCGAAATTTGTCACCCTGATGGACCAGTTCATGCCCTTATGGGGGCAGTATAAAGATCAGCTAAATCGGCTGCCGGTACGGCATGAGGAGTGGGAATACTAGATGGCTGTCTGCAGCTACGTTTACAAAATCTGTCCTTAAACTTCATCATTACATAACGTTATCCTTCTGAATCCTGACGAAATCACCTCGATGATTCAGGCGTGTTGCACTCCCCGCGATTCTTCAGCTATGGTTCATGCCTGACCCGGCCATCCGCACGATTGCCCCCCCTTCATCGGACGGAACCTCAACCCCGGAGGCATCATGGAACTCTCGACGAAAACGAAAATCGGCGACCTGCTCGACGCCTACCCTTTCCTGCTCGAATACCTGGTCAAGCAGTCGCCGAAGTTCTCCAAGCTGGAAAACCCATTCCTGCGCAAGACCGTGGCCGCCGTCGCCTCGGTCTCCAAGGCCGCGGCCCTGGGCGGACTCGATCCGGACGATTTTCTCGCCGGCATCGCGGTGGAGATATTCAGGAAGTCCA includes these proteins:
- a CDS encoding restriction endonuclease subunit S, whose amino-acid sequence is MKPGNKCPQGYKQTEVGVIPEDWETRPCSEVSERIMVGIVIRPTQYYVSNGVPAFRSANIREDGINDLDLVFISEESNALLAKSQTRTGDVLTVRTGYPGTSAVVYSRHEGCNCIDLLITRPSKKLDSEWLAIWVNSPSGKEQVLRNQGGLAQKHFNVGDMRNLVVALPPLPEQRAIAEALSDVDELLDALDRLIAKKRDIKQAAMQQLLTGQTRLPGFSGKWEVKRLNALADIHSGGTPSTGESCFWDGEIPWCTPTDITALDGHKYLGETARRITQLGLKASSAELIPGNSVIMTSRATIGECAINVVPVTTNQGFKNFIPFKTTNVEFLYYLLGTHKQGFISLCGGSTFLEISKTQLAAYEVRLPPTQAEQTAIAEVLSDMDVELAALEQRRNKTRRLKQGMMQELLTGRIRLL
- a CDS encoding type I restriction endonuclease subunit R, which codes for MMNNIGQPERHTQNRVIALFRQELGYRFLGDWTDRHNSNIEEHLLSDWLVKSGHNQAQISRALHILRTEASNPNRSLYENNRIVYGLLRYGVQVKTDAGKVTNTVQLIDWDAPENNDFALAEEVTLKGRHERRPDLVLYVNGIAVGVIELKNSRVSIGDGIRQLLSNQKPEFNAWFFSTVQIVFAGNDTEGLRYGAIGTPEKFFLRWKEDDIDQGRFLLDKYLLKICRKDRLIELMHDFVLFDGGVKKLPRVHQYFGIKAAQEHVRAYKGGIIWHTQGSGKSIVMVLLARWILEYNPHARVAIITDRDELDKQIERVFTDSGEPIKRASSGRDLMTQLGRPLPRLLCSLVHKFGRRDVDDLERFIADLEASPSQTVGEIFVFVDECHRTQSGKLHRVMKAMLPSAVFIGFTGTPLLKQDRQTSLEVFGGYIHTYKFGEAVEDGVILDLVYEARDIDQRLGSQDKVDAWFEAKTKGLNDWQKDELKKHWGTMQKVLSSRSRMDKVVADILFDFSVKPRLSSERGNAILVASSIYEACKYFSMFQKTPLKGKCAVVTSYNPQAGDISKEDVGENSETDKEFIYATYTDLLRDVQPKPGKTRTETYEDEAKRLFVDEPVNMKLLIVVDKLLTGFDAPPCTYLYIDKSMQDHGLFQAICRTNRLDGDDKDFGYIVDYKDLFKKVENAIAVYTSELHSAPGEADPQILLRDRLKTGREGLDRALEDIRLLCEPVEPPKGELEHIRYFCGNSENPDDLQEREPQRVALYKATVALIRAYAGIADELEAAGYSSKEVERIKTDVKTYTDLREIIRNASGETLDLKPYEADMRHLIDTYIEADSSRVISPFANMPLLDLIVKTGIADAIAQRLEGLKGNKNAIAESIENNVRRKIMQEYLNNPAFYDRMSALLEEIIAARKARAVEYEEYLRRIAELVRQATAGHGGAAPKTLDTPGKRALYDNLSEDEELALRVHSTLRETCPDGWRGVMPREQTVKSGLYGVLQDEDDVERIFQVVFNQKEY
- a CDS encoding type I restriction-modification system subunit M; this translates as MALKKSELYSSLWQSCDELRGGMDASQYKDYVLVLLFIKYISDKYAGQPYAPITIPQGASFADMAAMKGKSDIGDQINKKILAPLAAANKLSDFPDFNDATKLGTGKEMVDRLTNLIAIFENPVLDFSKNRADGDDILGDAYEYLMRHFATESGKSKGQFYTPAEVSLIIAQILGVREAQTSANTSVYDPTCGSGSLLLKVAHEAPTPVTLYGQEKDAATSSLARMNMILHDNPTALIVQGNTLADPKFTDNGALKTFDYVVANPPFSDKRWTSGLDPENDAHGRFQSFGVPPAKQGDYAYLLHIVRSLKSTGKGACILPHGVLFRGNAEADIRRNLVRKGYIKGIIGLPANLFYGTGIPACIIVIDKAEAASRKGIFMIDASSGFMKDGPKNRLRAQDIHKIVDVFTKGLEFPKYSRMVSLEEIEKNDFNLNLPRYIDSQEPEDRQDIEGHLRGGIPQADVDALARYWEVCPGLKSALFAPNRPGYLNLSVDKAGIKPAIYEHPEFAAFIADMQAHFTRWRDAACATLKNLVPGFAPKDLAVRLSEELLSHYTGRALIKHYNVYQHFMDYWAATMQDDCYLIAADGWSARTYRIIETDKKGKTKDKGWTCDLVPKPLIVARYFAREQAALDALTADLETVSGRMVELEEEHGGDEGAFAELDKINKACVSVRLKEVRFDANSKEETRILNAWLKLCQQEADLKKKVKEAEADLDTAAYRHYPKLTEAEIKTLVVEDKWLASLEAAIHGEMDRISQALTRRVRMLAERYAKPLPQLVGEVEALAARVDAHLRRMGVA
- a CDS encoding M48 family metallopeptidase yields the protein MASRIDLSDISIDVIRKDIKNIHLSVNPPDGQVRISAPERMSLDAVRVFAISKIGWIRKQQMKIREQERETPREYLERESHYVWGRRHLLTIQETDAAPVVRRRPGKLILQIRPGADEKTRQAVLDDFYRELIKHEAPAIVAKWEPVLGVQVKRLFVQHMKTKWGSCNPVARTIRLNTDLAKKPTECLEYIVVHEMTHLLEPTHNAKFVTLMDQFMPLWGQYKDQLNRLPVRHEEWEY
- a CDS encoding DUF1016 N-terminal domain-containing protein produces the protein MKTNSPTLPADYAQWLADLKRRIAGTRQRVVLAANAQQIQLYHELGRDILARQAQEGWGAKVIDRLSVDLRSAFPDMKGLSSRNLKYIKYFAELCPDGHFGQQSAAQNDRGSMRKPVLTIWKEARNHETRQ
- a CDS encoding ATP-binding protein, coding for MKESQNIEWKQSWRDEYLKWICGFANAQGGTLIIGKNDRGEVLGLANAAKLMEDIPNKVRDVLGMVVPVNIHNEGGKEWLEIIVEPYPSPISYKGEYHYRSGSTKQELKGAALDKFLLQKQGRRWDGVPVPGFGVNDCSFAAFKLFKAKAAKSGRMSEEVLQDDNDQLLDNLQLKDGRYLKKAATLLFFDQPEKFVGGAYIKIGFFVTDDDLRYQDEIHGNVFEQVEKTLEILYFKYLKAYIRYEGIQRVEEFLFPRLALREALLNAVVHKDYSSGIPIQISVYDDKIVMWSPGQLPQDWTIERLLGKHPSAPYNPLLANAFFRAGYIESWGRGIEKINRECKEYGIAPPLYDYSMSGLMLTFIANPEHVNAALREHASNQHRGDTPQKKLVKTPVKTPVKTPEKILRLLAAKPSMTLNEVAAEIQKSLSAVERASSKLVKEGRMKYVGPQKGGHWEVLEEYDE